ctcctctctctctctctctctctctgtgctTGTGTCTTCATGTTACACTCTGTATATTAAAATACACTGTTTTTATACTATATATTAAAATACATTGTTTTGAAGGTTTGACCAAATGACGGTTTGATTTTCTAAAGAGTATCGAGTTTATTAGTTATCGGTGTTAATGCTTGTAGGAAGAGAAAAACAAGGCAGCTGCTTTGAAGAATGCATATGTCTTAATGGGGAAGCATCAGCTGGAGTTAGCTATTGCTTTCTTTCTGCTTGGAGGTGATATTGCTTCTGCTGTCAATGTTTGTGCAAAGAACCTTGGGGATGAACAACTGGCACTAGTAATTTGTCGGCTGATTGAAGGGCATGGTGGACAAGCAGAGCATCACCTAATAACAAAGTTTATGCTTCCATCTGCAATTGAGAAGGGCGACAATTGGCTAGCAAGCCTTCTGGAGGTGCTGTAACATGGATCTATCTTAGATATTATGATATATCTGCATGTATTATGgatttgtatgtgatttatctaTATATACTAATTGTGGACCTCTTTGATATGCAGTGGGAAATGGGGAATTACTATCAATCTTTTATGAGAATGTTTGGTCCCCTAATTGATTCTGCAGTTGAGAAGTCTGCAGTTTTGTCCAACAATATTTCTTTCTTAGAGCCAACTATTGGTCTTTACTGTTTTACACTAGCTAGCAAAAATAGTTTGAGGAATGCTGTTGGGGACCATAACACTGCAATCCTTGGTAGATGGGCAATTCTGATGACAGCTACTGCCTTAAACAGATGTGGTCTTTCTGTAAGTTTCCTTTGCAGTTCTTTCTGTTGCTCTTGAGTGCTAGATGATAATATGGTGCACTGTAATTTTGTTATATTGGAAGTAATTTTGCTAACATAACAGTTTGTTGTATTGATACTGTATTTGGAAATATTGGACAGTACTGACTTCTCCTTTATATTTTGAGAAAACATTCAGATATGAAGTTATGCACACTTGTCCTccgttatttgttttgtgttctCTTTTTAGAAAGATAAATAATAAATAGAAAAGACTTCATTGTTACTGTATTATGTTCCTTGTCCAATGTGCAATAAGGTACGACGAAAATGATCTTTgttgatttttcttttatttctattcTTAATTAGCcttaatttcattttttattaGAAACAACACTACCCACCTAATCCTACAATATTTGAAGATTAAGAAATTATAGCAATTGAGACATAGGTACCCAAGAGAGACTCAAACCTCAGATTTTGTGGGAGCACCACATGCTTAATCATTTGAGCTATCCCTCTCGGGTTATTAGAAAAATTGATTTAGAGAAAACACATTTTATGATTTAAATCTATATATATGAACCCATGGTGTAATCACTGTACTGTTTGTTAGCTTAACTATATATTTTGGAATGCTTGCATACCCACTTCTTTTACCAATCGGGTAATTGTGGGAATGATTTATTCGTGATTGCAATTGGTTCTTCTAAAACCTTGTAGATACTTCAGAGGCCTGCCATATACTCTTAACTAGTTTCCATAGCTGATTAATCCTTTATCTACGTGCATGTTTAAGGGGTTTAGATATTGTGTGTGTGTGTAGGTTGTCTTGTCGTATAGTTTGTACTTTGTTGGTTTTCCTATTCATGAGTGACTGAGAGTATATCATTCAGAGGATTTTCATACATGTCTTATTTTCTTAATAAGGTTGAAGCTTTGGAATGCCTTTCATCTTCGTTGAGCGTTCTTGGGAATATGAATCAAGAAAATACCTCCAGCTCTAGTCATTCTGATATTCTGCATGGAATTTTAAAGCCTTTTAAAAATTCTTCCAATTGGCTGGCAGATGATGTGGCTTTTAGGCTTGAGAATTGTGCTAAACTAGATTTGGCTCTTAAACACTTGTCCAAATTGACAAGAGAGCATCCAAGCAGGGAAGAGATTGTTGTTCGATCAGCTGGAGCTCATATGTGCTCAGGAAAATATGATAATCATCAATTTCTAGAACTGCTTGAAAGCTTTAGAAGTAAGTTTTACACAGAACTGGGACAGTTTGAACAGAAGTTTTCGCTACTTCCACTCAGTCTAATTAGAAATGtaagtatattataattattattgctGTTATTATAATTATTACAACAGTTATCAGCAACTGGGACATAAgtttgttctctctctctctctctctcccctccCCCCCATTCTGCAGATTTTGGTTTTACTGTACAATCAAGGGCTTTTGGTTGTTGGATATGATCTATTTCATAGATATGTAAATCAAGAGCATGCACAAGATAAAAGCCATGCAGTTGATAGAATCTGTTTATATTCCCTTACGAGTAAGCCTTTCTTAAAGGCTACAAAAGAAACCTCTCTGTTATTTTCTCGGTTTGTTGTCGCTTGCAGTATAACTTGTTCAGAACTGAAATCACCTTACATGGAAAATGACGTTTCTTGTGAAAGTAGATCTTCCTGGTCAAATGCTTCGGCTTACTATCTTCAATGTCTTTTGTTGTCATCACGGATTTTAAGAGCTTCTTTGAGGATTAAATGTGGATCACTCAGCCAAGATCTCAATACAAAATTCCTTACAGCTCTTGATTTAATCGAGTATTCTGTGCATTTTTCATATGTTTGGCTTCTAAGAAACTATAAATGTCTCCTTTTGATGCTTGAATCTCTCCTGATCAAGAATACTGATGAGCATATATTGTACGAAGTTGATATTGCAAACCTGAAGAAGCTTCTCCCGCAAATTGCAGACTTTGCATCTCAAAGGTTATTGGACAACGATGTGGGAAAAGGTCATCATATTTCTAGAGGTTTGTTAGAAGATCAAGGTTTGAATACAAAACATTCAATTCCAGAAGATGAACAATGGAAAATTTTTGGGGCCTGTTTGTGGCAACACATGTCCAGATTTATAAAGCATCAAATAAAGAAGATGTATAAACTTGAAGACAGCTATTTTTCTGACTTGTCACGTGAACTTTCTTCAGAATCATGCAGTGCCACAAATTCGGATTATAAGGACAAGAGCATAGAAGAACAGATTGGATTGGTCTCATTGACCTTGGTTAAGCAATTGAAAGCAACAGTGGAACATATCTCATCTTATCATATAAAACAGCTGGCATTATATCTGTATTTGAAAATACAACATGGGCGGCATGTAAAGACTCTTGTTTGGTTAGAAGATTCTAGTCAGTCTCATACTAGGGTTCCCCATCAGAATCTAGGTCAGGATACTGTCAGTTTGGACATGATGAATGACAAAGAAGGATTTGATATACTGTGGGGCATCTGTGTTGATCCTAAAATGATATCCGAAAGTTTTGCTGAGGAAAAAATATGTAGTCTGGATTTTTTTGATCATAAACCTttgaaagggtggagtgaaataTATGAAGGTGGCAGAGGGGTAGATGAAGCTGAGGAAATCCACAGTAAAGAAACTACATCTGGAAGTAGCTCAGCAAATACCGAAACTGGGTCATCTGCTAGACAGCCATTACGGAATGACGTTAGTTTTTTGAGTTTATGGCAGAAAGACACAACTGATACACAGGGTATTGCACCCTTTCAAAACCCCAGAGAAGTGCTCAAGAGAAACGGGGAGCTTTTGGAGGTAATTTTAATCCATTTCTAACTTTTTGCGTCTTTTTCTCCTCTGGTAGCACCTATGGGTTTCTGATATGGAGATTCTGACATGTTTTGCTGATTGTGAGGTTATTTTAGCAAGTGAAGTTTTTTAGGTTTCATATCATAATCAGCCTAATTAAATCCTTTCCATTTTGGTAGGCAATGTGTATCAACTCCATTCATCAAGGACAAGCTGCTGTTGCTAGCAACCGAAAAGTAAGTTGTACAACATTCCTCAAAAGTATTATCATATTCATTTGTGGTAATAGTCTGCTGTCATTTGTAAATTTGCTTCACTACCTTCTCTGCCTTGCTGACTTTCAAGCTCTGTTACCATGTAGTTTATGCTCCCAGATTTGTCTTATGTATTCAGATCAATGGAAAAATAATAGATGCATATAAATGGTTTCTGGCAGGGTGAACATTCTAGTTCTGTTGTTCTTTCATAAAATTAAGATACATTTTTCACTTACGTAGATAAGGGCTTATGTTAATAGTTGTGTGGTTGCATGTAATATGAACAAATGTGGTTTTAAAAACTTGTGGAGCATGACCCAATTTTTCTATAGGTGCATCCTCTACAGTCTGCATAGGCAGATTTTTAATGTCAATTTCTATATGATTCAGGGTATACTATTTCTTAATTGGAAAGATGAAGTATCTTTCAGAGATCAGTCAGACTATGTCTGGTCAGAGGCTGATTGGCCTTTAAATGGGTGGGCTGGTTCTGAATCAACCCCAGCTCCCACATGTGTATCTCCTGGTATTGGTCTTGGAAGCAAGAAAGGGACACACCTTGGACTGGGTGGAGCAACTGTTGGTGTGGGCTCTTTTGCAAGGCCTGGGCGAGACTTGACTGGTGGTGGAGCATTTGGGATTCCTGGTTATGCTGGTATTGGGGCCTCTGGTTTAGGTTGGGAGACTCAAGAGGAATTTGAGGAGTTTGTGGATCCTCCTCCAGGTGTGGAGAATATAAGTACTAGGGCTTTCTCTAGTCACCCCTCCAGGCCTCTCTTTTTGGTTGGCTCTATCAATACACACATTTACTTGTGGGAGGTATGGCATTTGGAAGTGACAATTGTGTCATTTAATTAATCTTGAATACTACATTTGCATTCTTTTATTTTGAATTGCAGCGTCTCCCTTGAGAGGCTGATTTCTCTGAATAAATTTTCTAAGGGATATGTTTGTATATGTATACGAACTGCTATTTCTATTTAGTTGTTCAACTTTTATGACATATATACTGATCCAAAGTATGATGAGTGCAGTTTGGTAAGGACAAAGCTACTGCAACTTATGGAGTTCTTCCTGCTGCAAATGTACCTCCACCGTATGCCCTTGCCTCAATTTCTGCTGTGCATTTTGATCATTGTGGACACAGATTTGCTACTGCTGCATTAGATGGCACTGTTTGTACGTGGCAGTTGGAGGTAGGAGGAAGGAACAATATTTGTCCAACAGAATCCTCACTTTGCTTTGACCGCCATGCATCGTATGTGCACTTTTTTTCCCGTAAATTTCAAGAAGCTATTTTAATTATCTTCTGTGTTCTGGGTTGAAAAGGGTATTGTTAAATTCCAAATTATTCATGGCGGCTGTATCTTtggttaataaataatttaatttgcaGGGATGTTACTTATGTTACTTCGAGTGGATCCATAATTGCTGTGGCTGGATATAGCTCCAATGGGGCTAATGTGGTTATATGGGATACATTGGCTCCACCCACAAGCTCACGAGTCTCCACTACATGTCATGAAGGTAGATTCTTTAACATGGGTGCATAATTCCATGTGATCTTTTATACTTTTTCATGTTCTGTAGAGAAATTGATACATATTGCATGAGGAAAAAGTATGACCAAATTTTATTCATAATTAAGGAAGCTAATTTAGGCAAGACTGTCTTTTTAACTACCAAATGGTTATTGTTACTGATTTGATGCAAAATACATGTTGGCAAGTATAAGAAATTTGTGGACTTATATCGTTGGTGCCTGTCAGGTCATTTTTGATCTTAGCAGCTGCTCTCTTCCCCAGAATGCGTGTGTTTgtgtttcttttctttcttcctgAAAGCATCTGTATGCTTATAAATAGCATAATTAGAGGCACCTGACGATTTATATTTTCAGCAGTTATTAACATCATAAGTCCGATTTCATATTAGATTTACTTGATAAATTTTGTGGTACCAACTTTTCTCTTTTTGTTTGAAGGTGATGCACACTCTCTTTCGGTCTTTGATAATGACATTGGAAGTGGTTCAATTTCTCCCCTTATTGTCACTGGTGGTAGAGATGGTGATGTTTGCATTCATGATTTTCGATACATTGCTACTGGAAAGACTAAGAGGCACAAACATTTAAGTAATGGTGGACAAACGATCAACCCATCATCAAATAGTGACACACAGACAGGGATTGGTGACAAAGTTGGGGAACAAAACCTAAATGGGATGCTTTGGTACATACCAAAGGCTCATTCAGGTACAATCAAGTTATCTTTAAGAAGTAATatgaattaatatttttatgttgtTGAGTGTATAAtcaatttattttttgaattgaTTTGATTGTAGGGAATATCACCAAGATAAGAACAATCCCAAATACCAGTTTATTCTTAACAGGAAGCAAAGACGGGGATGTTAAACTTTGGGATGCCAAAAAAGCTAGGATGGTATTTCATTGGTCAAAATTGCATGATAAACATACGTTTCTGCAACCAACCTCTCGGGGTTATAGTGGGGTAGTTCGGGTAAACTGTTCTAATCCACAGTACTTTTGTTTGTGTCAACCtgcatttatggttttttttcttttgttggttTGCATGTACTGAAATAGACCATTTTCATCTCCTCAGGCTGCTGTCACAGATATACAAGTTGTATCGCATGGTTTTCTTACATGTGGTGGTGACGGTAGTGTAAAGCTGATTGAGCTCAAAGACCAATACTTGTAACATGGATAACATGAGACATAAGTAAAAAGTCCAACCTGCATCTGTACTTGTGGTAATTTTCTACCCTCACATGAAAGATGGTTAACAGGGAAAGAGTTGCACCATAATGCCATTGCCATTTTTTGAATTCCCACCGTTGCACAAGTAGATCTTATACAGTCTACTCTGCatactttttttttatcaaaacacTCGAGTGAAAGTTGTTCTGAGTCTTGGAGTTAACCCGTTGATAAAGCATACAACGTCACTCACctaaggttttttttttcatagcCAATTATCCACCAAGGTTTTTTCCCAAAACCAATCAATCAGTCAAAGAGAAACTTACTTCCCTGTGCTGTGAACCTCTGCAACTTACTATACTGAACGATAGTTTGAGTCCCTCTTATCAAGAAGAGGAATAGCAGCATGATTGATTATTTGATATAAAGCATTGTTGCACTCCTTTCTGGGAGTAATGAGCCATGTTGCTGATTTTGCACTTTTGAAGTTTGAAGCCGGTACGGAGTACCAGCATCAGCAACAGAACCTAATTGTTCAAATAGGTATCAACTTTTGTTTTTAGTAATACTAGTTCTTATACTAGGCAAtcttttgtgtatatatatacaccGAACATAAATTTATTCTCTGTAGTTCTTGCTAGAATGCTGAATATTGCGCagtgtatatttgtaatttttttgctCTTAACTTTTTTTCCAGCAGGCAGCTGAATTGTACTTGTTTTTTCATATCAAGAGTAAAAAGAAAGTTCATAGTGTTGTCTTCTCCTTCTCATAATGTCCTGTTTTTTTAATTGCGCTGAGAACAAGGAGGGGAAGGACATGAATATGATTTTTGTGACTGAAGTTGCGAAAACACTGAAATTGGAATGGAGTATAATTTGGAGTAATTATTTGATTTTGCATGCTTGTTTGTCTTCTCCAGTTCTCATAATTTGTTGTATTTAAGCAGTGTAATTACtatcaaatttaaaatatatttattacgtaatatatatatttttgtaattactaaGACAAAATACTTAATATCTAGGTAAGTGAGTGACTTTGGCAGCCTAACTTTTCGCAAGATTTCCCACGGCTCCATTAATCATTAAAAGTAGTCTTTTAAACCATTAAATTTTATGATTCCAACCCACAGAAAGAAAATGACCTTACCAAAATCCTCTTCACCCTCTGTTTCAAGTACTTGGGGGAGACATATCTGTGGGCATTTGACAAAATGAGAAAGAGATTTCTGACAAACAACTGCTCAATGTGTTGCTTTAACTAAAAGAAAACGACACCTAGCTTCTCGATTATGCTTGATAGCCCACACTTGTCTCATAAATCCCAGGGGATTAACAACAGGTGGCACacagttttattttgatttatctTTTTCAATAAGAATATTTTGAAGCCAATAAGAATATCCTCTTTTTAACAGTCCTCCGGCAATTTAACCAGTAAGTTTTTACAGCGACTTTAAGAAAGTCAAAATCTAGCACAAATTTAGTCTTTTGATACAAACAAAAATAAGTTGCATTCTTTGTGGCATGTGGGGTCTACTACATATGCCAAACTTTGTCTACATATATACGTATTTATCTACAACTTAGGAGAAGCCAAagccagagagagagagagactggtTGGTCAGAGTTAGACCTgagattttattttcatttatatcTTGCTTGCTTTACTTTCTTCCCCCCAAGATACTCTCTTCTTTAAGTCGTAATAAAATAGATGAAGGGTCTTATCCAACAAGTGAGAGTGGGGCCCATGACCAACTTGACACGCCACCAAATGCCACGTGTTACGACCCATCAACTTACTAAAAGGCAAGCTAAGCCTTACACAAGTTACACAAACGTCGTACTTCAAAACGACAAAGAAAGAACCACTGTGATAATTGTCGCTGGAAGAGTTGAGTGATGgaatgaagaagaaagaaatgCGAGTGGGGTGTCATTTGTCTCTGGAAACCGACAACAAGAGAATGATAACTGAAACGCTATTTAAAAGCAAGGCTGGCTGACACAAcctctcctttctctctctcgtggCCGTCTCTGACATGGGTCATCTTCTTTTGTGGTCTTAGAGTCTTTGGTTTTGGATCTCTGAAGTCAGACCAaactttcttcttttatttttttttcggTTATGCATATGTTCATTCATTTATACCACCAATCAGATCTAAATTCTAAGGATTACCCACTTGGCCATCTTCACTTACTACCTTCATTCAATTCGCTTGGGCTTCTCTGTCCGGTTTGCTCTCTTTCTTCCTCAATACTCTTTGTTTTCCATATTAGGaaaaggcttttatcttttttccttttgtttGCTCTAGTTGTTGAATTATAGTTTTCTCCTTCTGGTTGCTAATGGTGTTTGAACCTTTTTTTTGCCCCCTTTTTGTCTTTGATGATGTGATGTTTTTCCAATTCCCTGGTGTGGATATGCTGTTGATTTTTCTTTCTGGGTTTCTTTTACATTTTATGATTGTTATCAATTTTGTTGAGTTTCGAGAAACCTTGCACTGATGCAGTTTATCTAGTTGCCCATTTTATCCTTgtccttatctttttattttttgttttttaatgatTTAGTGCTTATTTTGGGAAACATCAACTAGGTGTTGGACATTGTAGCTATTAGAGCAAGTCAAGGTCGTTAATAGACTTCCTGAAATTGCACTGGCGAATCTAATGGAAGAAGATTTTAAACCATTAACCAAGTTTTTCTTTTGTGTTAGTGGTTGATTCTCAAATTGTATAATGAAGAAACATGCCTTGTAATGATGGCAGATGAAGACTTTGACTATATTCATCACATACTTATAGTAGCTGTGATTTAATGAAGGGTCTTGTATTGCAAAGGTTTGGATGAGAAAAACATGCCTTGACAAGATGATGAAGCATAGTTTAAGATAATGCTTGATGCTCCGATGAAGCATTGATAATAATAAAGGAGCTAGCCGGCTTAACTTGGTAAAGTTGATAGAGATGGGATTGTTTCAACTATTTTATTTTTTGGAGAAATATTGATTTGTTTACAAAGTTATCTCGATGACTTAGAAGATGTAAATTAAATTATCCAAGGTTAGAGCCAGCAATCCCATAAAGTGAAAATTTGCATTTTAATAAACTCGGTGGATATTTTGAAATGATATGGTTGTAAAAAGTATGGAAATAACTGTGATTTGCTGAGAGAACTCACTTCTAGGCCTAGAATTACATCTTTATTGAATTCCAGAAATCTTAGCTCGCATTGAGTGTTTTCTTCTCCTTTGTCAATCTTTCCATTAGTGGGAAAGAAATATTGAAGGAGAGTTTTCTTTCCTGCAACTAAAACGATATCTGCTGAAGTTTTTCTTCTTAGTTGAGTTATTGGCAAGTAATTTTGAATTATGCTAAGCTTTAAACTTTTAGGCTCCTTACCTGAtgggagttttttttttaatcttcttATAGATTAGAATGTGTGACATATAAGGAGAAAAATGGCAGCAGCAGAAGCGAGAGCTGTGTGGCAAAGAACAGCTAACCGTTGCTTTGTCCAGGAAGATGCCAAAAGAGCTCCCAAGTTAGCTTGCTGCCAATCATCTTCAACATCTAAACAAGTTGAAGCAGAGcccgcagcagcagcagcagatgCCCCAGATCATCCTGCTGCTGGTTTCACGCCCCTGAACAGGAATCATTCGTATACTAGCTTATCCCGCGACACAAGATGGTGGCTCCAAATGCAACCTACTTATGGATATCATAAAGGTTTTACATATGAACAAGTAAATGATTTGGTGGATGAGAAGGAAACCTTAGAAGGTGGCGTTATAAACTCTACATCTAAGATTAGCGAGGCCCACAAACGGAAAGGCGATACTCATCTTGATGGTCAGAGGAACAGTGATTGTTTTCTTGATGTGCATAAAAATAGTGCTAAAAAGAAAGCTACAGAAATAGGAAAACAGAATGTAAAAAATGTAGATTGTAATGGTATGAAAGAACTCGACGACTCAACAACTAGCTGGGAGATGATGCAGACGGATCCTTCTGACTACTCAGATGCCAAACAATCCAATGAGCTGTGTTTTGATCCGGAATATAGTTGGATTGGGAGTGAGAAGAGTGAGCCATGGTGGCGTATGACAGATAGAGATGAATTAGTCTCCTTAGTTGCTCGAAAATCACTTGACCATATTGAGAACTGTGATCTTCCCCCACCTCAGAAGATGTGCCATAGAAGACATCCATTTGGTCGCGTCCGGTGTTTTGACAATAAGGAAAGTTCTGCATCATTGGATGGAAAAACTCATTCTTGTGGTCTCTCCACTGGGACTGTTCGTCCTCGGGGCTTTGCTAACCCTGGAAGATCACAAGAGAGACCGGGGAATTTATATGATGAAACGTCAAGGTAGTTATTAGATAATTAAGTTTCGCTCTCTGTTTCATTTATGTTATGAGTTGTTTCATGTGCTTTGTCTTCTAATAACTAGGCTAGTTTAGAGCTCAAGAGAAAAATTACTATTACAGAATTTTCGTTACCCTTCATGAGAACTACCCTAGTATAGTATTTGACACTGGTTTTAATCACTTGCACTAGAGAAATGTTAGATTTACACATCGGTAAGCTTACATTTCTTTTGGATTTCTTACCTGAAAAACAGTTACTGTACAACTCACGAGAATATGACAGAGGGAGTAGAAAATTCTGGCTGTGAATTTAGCAAAGCTCAGCTGATGGAAGCACTATGTCATTCTCAAACACG
This genomic interval from Humulus lupulus chromosome 8, drHumLupu1.1, whole genome shotgun sequence contains the following:
- the LOC133797479 gene encoding uncharacterized protein LOC133797479; translation: MAAAEARAVWQRTANRCFVQEDAKRAPKLACCQSSSTSKQVEAEPAAAAADAPDHPAAGFTPLNRNHSYTSLSRDTRWWLQMQPTYGYHKGFTYEQVNDLVDEKETLEGGVINSTSKISEAHKRKGDTHLDGQRNSDCFLDVHKNSAKKKATEIGKQNVKNVDCNGMKELDDSTTSWEMMQTDPSDYSDAKQSNELCFDPEYSWIGSEKSEPWWRMTDRDELVSLVARKSLDHIENCDLPPPQKMCHRRHPFGRVRCFDNKESSASLDGKTHSCGLSTGTVRPRGFANPGRSQERPGNLYDETSSYCTTHENMTEGVENSGCEFSKAQLMEALCHSQTRAREAEEAAKEAYAEKEHIVTLFFRQASLLFAYKQWFQLLQLETLCIQFKKNDQQISTLFPLVLPWTTSNNNIRKPSRSFSRKGARGKGEKQRQPDHDLTKYAVAFALGLSLVGAGLLLGWTVGWMLPHF